From Helicoverpa armigera isolate CAAS_96S chromosome 26, ASM3070526v1, whole genome shotgun sequence, one genomic window encodes:
- the LOC110373912 gene encoding uncharacterized protein LOC110373912: MVNYCCVYGCGRNSKTSKHLYYYSLPKEQNRLVQWLEAIGRVDLLEKDLKKLTHRVCSRHFSPSSIKNKHLCADAVPSLCLSGSVIDGANDSDQYQAAHSGIVCNSCNKSIVGFRYKCINCTDYDLCAKCEMLEAHPQHYLLRIPKPIDFAIADDLIKKWRQFIKSQNVKLEVQSGLEESSSDDDEPITKYARNYDSGIDLTEEEKNKIRDEVTRVLSIKHSENDDESLKRKQKTQKKRGVVKKKKVEELTDMSEHAGTLRVESVAPEVAFADVNDIKGNPNLDVKGEIINTFTPLEPDPQVLHNIKLNDELSEFLIGVKYS, encoded by the exons ATGGTAAACTATTGCTGCGTGTATGGTTGCGGCCGAAACAGTAAAACTAGTAAACATCTCTATTACTACAGTTTACCTAAGGAGCAAAACCG GTTAGTGCAATGGCTAGAGGCAATAGGCCGAGTGGACTTGCTGGAGAAGGATTTGAAGAAACTGACCCACCGTGTATGTTCCCGCCACTTCTCGCCTTCTAGCATCAAGAATAAGCACCTGTGTGCTGATGCAGTACCTTCTTTATGTCTTTCTGGCAGTGTGATTGATG gaGCCAATGATTCAGACCAGTATCAAGCAGCTCATAGTGGCATTGTATGCAATAGCTGTAACAAGTCAATTGTGGGGTTCCGCTACAAATGCATCAATTGCACTGACTATGACTTGTGCGCCAAGTGTGAGATGTTGGAGGCTCATCCGCAACACTATCTGCTGAGGATACCTAAACCTATTGATTTT GCTATCGCTGATGACTTAATAAAAAAGTGGAGACAATTCATCAAGTCTCAGAATGTAAAACTCGAAGTCCAATCAGGCTTAGAAGAATCTAGCAGCGATGATGATGAACCAATAACAAAGTATGCTAGAAACTACGATAGTGGCATAGATCTGAccgaagaagaaaaaaataaaattcgtgaTGAAGTAACTAGAGTTCTCAGTATTAAACATTctgaaaatgatgatgaatccCTTAAAAGAAAGCAGAAGACGCAAAAGAAAAGAGGGGTTGTTAAAAAGAAGAAAGTAGAAGAATTAACTGATATGTCGGAACATGCTGGCACGTTACGTGTAGAGAGTGTGGCACCAGAAGTAGCTTTTGCTGATGTTAATGATATTAAAGGAAATCCGAATTTGGATGTAAAGGGAGAAATAATTAACACATTTACACCTTTAg AGCCAGATCCTCAAGTGTTACACAACATCAAGCTGAATGATGAACTTTCCGAATTTCTGATTGGAGTCAAATATTCTTGA
- the LOC126053447 gene encoding dynein axonemal intermediate chain 2, giving the protein MAISIVYAYDLKRKNFGKQPQFSLTAETMLDTMEPNKAEQKKYCLRNPINRECQMYLPKSEHVVNTERVHMSSRGINHSEGGWPKDVHYNIEEETIRYRRRIEREDTYIHAVTTLAPKFIKFLRQNNAIEIYEQYFKGMPETMSCEKPSAKLNNVYRDADQRPVAGLRWTIEDDPKLVVTYCSKVYPAKGPVNKHFHCFVWDLENPFTPHCEFLPPTACWDIACSPVNPALIVGGLDDGRVCVFDIRAQAEPVSISPTHNANRDPITAILYIQSRLNNEFFISSSDGHCKWFDIRDLSEPMESIFMTVEVPRGEVPSCANAEGITSMQFDRALPTRFLAGTETGLVLNINRKGKTQQELMTGTYNAHLGPVRAVHRSPCITKMFLTCGDWTVHVWSDDIRTSPLITGNRHRYQLMDAVWAPERLTCYMTVSEDGMFRYCDLLRSYSEPVLSMALSKQPLLKVVPHADGRLIVMGDKEGTVYLVSLSRDLISSDSNDKPSMLQNYDRECKREQILAARIKEIRLRLRDTEEEATQVEDEPDDEALIKSAEEEYRKHVIDEIRRSGMAEAGRKR; this is encoded by the coding sequence ATGGCCATATCTATAGTTTATGCATATGACTTGAAACGCAAAAATTTCGGCAAACAACCTCAGTTTAGTTTGACAGCAGAAACAATGCTGGATACGATGGAGCCCAACAAAGCtgaacagaaaaaatattgtttacgtaATCCTATCAATCGTGAATGTCAGATGTACTTACCCAAGTCTGAACATGTAGTGAACACGGAAAGAGTTCACATGTCCTCTCGGGGTATTAACCACTCGGAAGGTGGCTGGCCCAAGGATGTACATTACAATATTGAAGAAGAAACTATTCGATATCGACGTCGCATCGAACGCGAGGACACTTATATCCACGCTGTCACGACGCTGGCAccaaaattcataaaattccTCAGACAAAATAATGCCATTGAAATTTATGAGCAGTACTTCAAAGGTATGCCGGAAACGATGTCTTGTGAAAAACCTAGCGCAAAGCTTAACAATGTGTACAGAGATGCGGACCAACGCCCTGTCGCAGGCTTGCGCTGGACCATCGAGGACGATCCAAAACTGGTGGTCACCTACTGTTCTAAGGTTTATCCTGCAAAAGGACcagtaaacaaacattttcattgttttgtgtGGGATCTGGAAAATCCATTTACCCCACATTGTGAATTTTTACCCCCAACAGCATGCTGGGACATCGCTTGTTCGCCAGTTAACCCTGCGCTTATAGTAGGAGGTCTCGATGACGGCAGAGTGTGTGTTTTTGATATACGAGCACAAGCAGAACCTGTTTCTATAAGTCCGACGCACAATGCGAACAGAGATCCGATAACCGCGATTCTTTACATACAGTCACGTCTGAATAATGAATTTTTCATAAGTTCCAGTGACGGACATTGCAAATGGTTTGATATTCGGGATCTGTCCGAACCAATGGAGTCTATCTTTATGACAGTAGAAGTACCTCGTGGAGAAGTGCCCAGTTGTGCTAATGCAGAAGGAATTACCTCAATGCAGTTTGATCGCGCGCTTCCCACAAGGTTCTTGGCTGGAACCGAAACCGGTTTAGTTCTTAACATAAACCGCAAAGGTAAAACCCAACAAGAGCTGATGACTGGAACATATAATGCACATTTGGGGCCAGTTCGGGCCGTACACAGAAGTCCGTGTATTACTAAAATGTTTTTGACTTGTGGGGACTGGACTGTGCACGTGTGGAGCGATGATATACGGACGAGCCCCCTTATAACGGGGAATAGGCACCGTTATCAGCTCATGGATGCTGTGTGGGCGCCAGAAAGATTAACATGTTACATGACTGTATCAGAAGATGGAATGTTTCGTTATTGCGACCTTCTGCGCAGCTACAGTGAGCCTGTGTTGAGTATGGCGTTGTCAAAGCAGCCGTTGTTGAAGGTAGTTCCGCACGCAGATGGTCGTCTGATCGTCATGGGAGATAAGGAGGGAACAGTTTACTTGGTTTCTTTATCGAGAGATTTGATATCGTCAGATTCGAATGACAAGCCAAGCATGTTGCAGAACTATGACCGTGAGTGTAAGCGGGAGCAGATTCTGGCGGCTCGGATCAAGGAGATCCGTCTGAGGCTGAGAGACACTGAGGAGGAGGCCACGCAGGTGGAAGACGAGCCTGATGACGAGGCCTTGATCAAAAGTGCTGAGGAAGAATATCGAAAGCATGTTATTGATGAAATTCGTCGCAGTGGTATGGCTGAAGCAGGCCGAAAACGTTGA